From Rhodococcus sp. B7740, one genomic window encodes:
- a CDS encoding helix-turn-helix domain-containing protein has translation MSTAGHRTLLRTDRILDHVARCGEPPTLSAIARAIDAPVSSTQDLVQELCALGYLQISGKQYHLGLRPHVLSVIAGTATAIGIDHSELQRLSRVARAPVAIAVLVGHAVFYLDHAGPRAPEHTQAVADDHRPRPPLRTAAGRLLLLATADEPARVRILTALRSSDPQGIEHFSAEFPTIRRDRIARSDGLADPDITAIAIPASEGAGAFVLTAPRAPRRGRVPALEAAALRLKRECTR, from the coding sequence GTGAGCACAGCGGGGCATCGCACATTGTTACGTACCGACCGGATCCTCGATCACGTGGCGCGCTGCGGCGAGCCGCCGACGTTGTCGGCCATCGCGCGCGCAATCGACGCACCGGTGAGTTCGACTCAAGACCTCGTGCAGGAACTGTGTGCACTCGGGTATCTGCAAATATCCGGCAAGCAGTATCACCTGGGTCTGCGACCGCACGTGCTGAGCGTCATCGCGGGCACCGCAACGGCGATCGGTATTGACCACAGCGAGCTGCAACGTCTGAGTCGGGTGGCCCGAGCCCCCGTGGCAATCGCAGTCCTTGTCGGGCACGCGGTCTTCTACCTCGACCACGCAGGTCCACGCGCCCCTGAGCACACCCAGGCCGTGGCCGACGACCATCGACCCCGCCCGCCGCTACGCACCGCCGCGGGGCGGCTGCTGCTGCTCGCCACTGCCGACGAACCCGCACGGGTCCGAATTCTCACAGCGCTCCGCAGCAGCGACCCCCAAGGGATCGAACACTTCAGTGCCGAGTTTCCCACGATCAGACGCGACCGCATCGCCCGCAGCGACGGACTTGCCGATCCCGACATCACCGCAATAGCGATACCCGCCAGCGAAGGTGCCGGCGCGTTCGTCCTCACCGCCCCTCGCGCACCCCGACGAGGCCGAGTTCCGGCGCTCGAGGCCGCAGCGCTTCGACTCAAACGCGAGTGCACCCGATGA